A single window of Solenopsis invicta isolate M01_SB chromosome 3, UNIL_Sinv_3.0, whole genome shotgun sequence DNA harbors:
- the LOC105196495 gene encoding RWD domain-containing protein 1-like, protein MYENLGMVMVFTMVSAAQEWLNVQWDKINLRREKTAAQKLKEEKDAEGNIENTG, encoded by the exons ATGTATGAAAATCTTGGAATGGTAATGGTTTTTACAATGGTCAGTGCAGCTCAAGAATGGCTGAACGTACAGTGGGACAAGATAAACCTGAGAAGAGAAAAGACTGCGGCACAAAAACTGAAGGAGGAAAAGGATGCAGAAGGG AATATTGAAAACACTGGCTAA